From Candidatus Neomarinimicrobiota bacterium:
AGTTTGGCAGCGCTGTGGAGGCCGCCATGTGTGCCATCGATATCCAGAAAATGCTGGTTGAGCATAACGCTTCGGCCACACCCCAGCGACGTATCCTCCTGCGCATCGGCCTGCACGTGGGGGACGTGGTCTACGAGGAGGGCGACGTGCTGGGTGACGGGGTGAACATCGCC
This genomic window contains:
- a CDS encoding adenylate/guanylate cyclase domain-containing protein, encoding MFTDLVGYVALSQRNEALALELLKEHQELLRPLFTQHHGTEIKTIGDAFLVEFGSAVEAAMCAIDIQKMLVEHNASATPQRRILLRIGLHVGDVVYEEGDVLGDGVNIA